Proteins co-encoded in one Flavobacterium fluviale genomic window:
- a CDS encoding M16 family metallopeptidase, producing MNTKKNIIIAILALSFQGVFSQFKTNIPLDKNVTTGKLKNGLTYYILHNEEPKDRASFYFVQNVGAILEDDNQNGLAHFLEHMAFNGTEHFKGKGIIKMLEKNGVSFGKDINAYTAHDETVYNISTVPVSNEKLIDSTLWVLHDWSGSLSLTNQEIDAERGVIREEWRTRRTSGFRLKMQTDPVLYKGSKYSKRDVIGDLNIINNFKYPELRNYYKKWYRPDLQAVIIVGDIDVKAMEQKVKTIFSGIPLAKKAAARTYTEIPKHDELYFGTASDKEASSSSITLQYVLDEPLLKDSIVTRKNVMNSFYTSILNNRFKELLLKNQGGALNLKTYFEPISRLNTSFNISALAKKGKIIQSFEEAYTEAERLKRFGAAQAELDRTKKIFISSYDDFISNKDKVDNDSWAEKLTNYFLKAKPFLSPEDDYKLIVGIIKSITLEELNAYAKTIQKPTNQVVLVTGSDQDKNDFPTKEAVVSVMKKVENMTLEPYTKKENNAPLIDKELKPAAIKKTFEIAGVKDAKGYILENEAKIIVLPTSYSQDQIVFSAFSKGGKSLVKTEDLASAEIATTIARSSGLGNFDNIGLKEKLTGKVAQAAPFIGENTQGFQGSSNKADFETMLQMVYLSFESPRFDPNIFNILKEQYKNRLETIKKDNGNAFKDSIDLANSNHSKRTFIFNEKFLETIDLKKAENIYRDRIKNAGDFTFIFVGNIPEKALELIQKYIGNINSNPALKENYVDHNIEPKKGKTEVHFKRPMEVAKATIYLNLTGKIEYSKENALTMYIIGELLSKRFLQTIREEEGGSYGVNVGGNLELIPKPTFSLALTFDCNPDKQEKLMQIVWKELNDLKTTPVNANDLDDIKKALLKNREESLKTNSFWNNTLYNNSLNQIPFSTDEEYKNLISKINQKTIQQFSKHVLDSSSSVEVIMSPESQSGK from the coding sequence ATGAATACAAAAAAAAATATCATTATTGCGATTCTCGCCTTGTCTTTTCAAGGGGTGTTTTCCCAGTTCAAAACCAACATTCCGCTGGATAAAAACGTGACAACTGGAAAATTAAAAAACGGACTGACGTATTATATTCTCCACAACGAAGAACCAAAAGACAGAGCCAGTTTTTACTTTGTTCAAAATGTAGGTGCCATTCTAGAAGATGATAATCAAAACGGATTGGCACATTTTCTGGAACACATGGCTTTCAACGGAACAGAACATTTTAAAGGAAAAGGAATTATTAAAATGTTAGAGAAGAACGGAGTAAGTTTTGGTAAAGACATTAATGCTTACACTGCTCACGACGAAACAGTGTACAATATTAGTACAGTTCCTGTCAGCAACGAAAAACTGATCGATTCTACACTTTGGGTTTTACACGACTGGTCTGGTTCTCTTTCTTTAACCAATCAAGAAATTGATGCCGAAAGAGGCGTAATCAGAGAAGAATGGAGAACGAGACGTACAAGCGGTTTTCGTTTAAAAATGCAGACAGATCCAGTTTTATACAAAGGTTCAAAATACAGTAAAAGAGATGTTATTGGTGATTTAAATATCATCAATAACTTCAAATATCCTGAACTAAGAAACTATTATAAAAAATGGTACCGTCCAGATTTACAAGCCGTAATCATTGTTGGGGATATTGATGTAAAAGCAATGGAGCAAAAAGTAAAGACCATTTTTTCAGGAATTCCACTAGCTAAAAAAGCGGCTGCAAGAACATATACAGAGATTCCAAAACACGATGAATTATATTTTGGCACCGCATCAGACAAAGAGGCGTCTTCTTCTTCCATTACACTTCAGTATGTTTTAGACGAGCCATTATTAAAAGACAGTATCGTTACACGTAAAAACGTAATGAATTCATTTTATACCAGTATTTTAAACAATCGTTTCAAAGAATTGCTTTTAAAAAATCAAGGTGGTGCTTTAAACTTAAAAACGTATTTTGAACCCATTTCAAGATTAAATACTTCGTTTAATATTTCGGCTCTAGCCAAAAAAGGAAAAATAATACAATCATTTGAAGAAGCTTACACTGAGGCAGAGCGCCTAAAACGTTTTGGCGCTGCTCAAGCAGAATTAGATCGAACTAAAAAGATTTTTATAAGCTCATATGATGATTTTATAAGCAATAAAGATAAAGTTGACAACGACAGCTGGGCAGAGAAACTGACCAATTATTTCTTAAAAGCTAAGCCATTCCTTTCCCCTGAAGATGATTATAAATTAATTGTTGGTATCATAAAAAGTATCACTTTAGAGGAATTGAATGCTTATGCGAAAACAATTCAAAAACCCACAAACCAAGTGGTTTTAGTAACTGGTTCAGATCAGGATAAAAATGATTTTCCAACAAAAGAAGCTGTTGTAAGCGTAATGAAAAAAGTCGAAAACATGACTTTGGAACCTTACACTAAAAAAGAAAACAACGCTCCGTTAATTGATAAGGAACTAAAACCAGCTGCAATTAAAAAAACATTTGAAATAGCTGGAGTTAAGGATGCAAAAGGTTATATTTTAGAAAATGAAGCTAAAATAATTGTTCTCCCAACCAGTTACTCACAAGATCAGATTGTGTTCTCGGCATTTTCAAAAGGAGGTAAATCTTTGGTCAAAACCGAAGATCTGGCTTCTGCCGAAATTGCAACGACAATTGCAAGGTCTTCTGGTCTCGGTAATTTTGACAATATTGGTTTAAAAGAAAAACTGACTGGAAAAGTTGCGCAGGCAGCACCGTTTATTGGCGAAAATACGCAGGGATTTCAAGGAAGTTCCAATAAAGCTGATTTCGAAACCATGCTGCAAATGGTTTATCTTTCTTTTGAGTCTCCTCGATTTGACCCCAATATTTTTAATATCCTTAAAGAACAATATAAAAATCGTTTAGAAACAATTAAAAAAGATAACGGAAACGCCTTTAAAGATTCTATTGATTTAGCAAATTCAAATCATAGTAAGCGTACTTTTATTTTCAATGAAAAATTTCTTGAAACCATTGATCTGAAAAAAGCAGAAAACATCTACCGCGACCGAATTAAAAATGCCGGTGATTTTACTTTTATTTTTGTTGGAAATATTCCTGAAAAAGCTTTAGAATTAATTCAGAAATACATCGGAAATATCAACTCAAATCCAGCCTTAAAGGAAAATTATGTCGATCATAATATTGAACCAAAAAAAGGAAAAACAGAAGTTCATTTCAAACGTCCTATGGAAGTTGCAAAAGCGACTATTTACTTAAACCTAACAGGAAAAATAGAATACAGTAAAGAAAATGCCTTGACAATGTATATCATCGGAGAGCTGTTGTCGAAAAGATTCTTACAGACCATTCGTGAAGAAGAAGGCGGCAGTTATGGCGTAAATGTAGGCGGGAATCTGGAACTTATTCCAAAACCAACCTTCAGTCTGGCTCTTACTTTTGACTGTAATCCTGACAAACAGGAAAAGTTAATGCAGATTGTATGGAAAGAATTAAACGATTTAAAAACAACTCCAGTCAATGCAAATGATTTAGACGACATTAAGAAAGCACTTTTAAAAAACAGGGAAGAATCGCTTAAAACCAATTCTTTTTGGAACAATACACTTTACAACAACAGCTTAAATCAGATTCCGTTTTCGACAGATGAAGAATATAAAAATTTAATTTCTAAAATTAATCAAAAAACTATTCAACAGTTTAGTAAGCACGTTTTGGATAGTTCTAGTAGTGTCGAAGTTATTATGAGCCCTGAAAGCCAATCAGGAAAGTAA
- a CDS encoding acetyl-CoA C-acyltransferase: protein MNKRVVIVSAVRTPIGSFMGGLSTVPAPKLGAAAIKGALQKINLDPKLVDEVFMGNVIQAGVGQAPARQAALFAGLSEEVAATTVNKVCASGMKAVMFAAQAIACGDAEIVVAGGMESMSLIPHYVQMRAGNKFGPAAMLDGMQKDGLTDAYDNKAMGVCADLCATEYNISREEQDNFAIQSYERSAKAWDAGKFDNEVVPVEVPQRRGEPIIFSKDEEYTNVKLDKIPSLAPVFTKDGTVTAANASTINDGAAALVLMSEEKANELGLKPLAYIKGYADAAQEPKWFTTSPAKALPKALDKAGISISDVDYFEFNEAFSVVGLANAKILNLDNDKVNVNGGAVSLGHPLGCSGARIIVTLLNVLEQNNAKTGAAAICNGGGGASAIVIERA from the coding sequence ATGAACAAAAGAGTTGTTATCGTTTCTGCCGTTAGAACACCTATCGGAAGTTTCATGGGAGGGTTATCTACCGTACCCGCACCAAAATTAGGTGCTGCCGCTATTAAGGGAGCGCTTCAAAAAATTAACCTAGACCCAAAATTAGTTGATGAAGTTTTTATGGGTAACGTTATTCAGGCCGGAGTAGGACAAGCTCCAGCTCGCCAAGCAGCTCTTTTTGCTGGTTTGTCTGAAGAAGTTGCCGCTACAACTGTAAACAAAGTTTGCGCTTCTGGAATGAAAGCGGTTATGTTTGCTGCACAGGCAATCGCGTGTGGAGATGCTGAAATCGTTGTTGCAGGCGGAATGGAAAGCATGAGCTTAATTCCTCACTACGTACAAATGCGTGCAGGAAATAAATTTGGTCCAGCTGCAATGCTTGACGGAATGCAGAAAGATGGTTTAACAGATGCTTACGATAACAAGGCAATGGGAGTTTGCGCTGATTTATGTGCAACTGAATATAACATCAGCCGTGAGGAGCAGGATAATTTTGCTATTCAATCTTATGAAAGAAGTGCAAAAGCCTGGGATGCTGGAAAATTTGACAATGAAGTCGTTCCTGTTGAAGTTCCACAAAGACGCGGAGAACCAATTATATTTTCAAAAGATGAAGAATATACTAATGTAAAATTAGATAAAATTCCATCTTTAGCGCCAGTTTTCACAAAAGACGGAACTGTAACCGCTGCAAACGCTTCAACAATTAATGACGGAGCTGCTGCATTAGTTTTAATGTCTGAAGAAAAAGCAAATGAATTGGGATTAAAACCTCTAGCCTATATCAAAGGATATGCAGATGCAGCACAAGAACCAAAATGGTTTACTACAAGTCCAGCAAAAGCATTACCAAAAGCCTTAGACAAAGCTGGAATTTCAATTTCAGATGTTGATTATTTCGAATTTAACGAAGCATTTTCTGTAGTTGGTTTAGCCAATGCGAAAATCTTAAATTTAGATAACGATAAAGTAAACGTTAATGGAGGTGCTGTTTCATTAGGACATCCACTGGGTTGTTCAGGAGCGCGTATTATTGTAACTTTACTAAATGTTTTAGAACAAAACAATGCTAAAACCGGTGCCGCTGCAATTTGCAACGGAGGCGGAGGCGCATCTGCAATTGTTATCGAAAGAGCTTAA
- a CDS encoding C40 family peptidase, with protein sequence MFGICNLAIVPVRSEPSDRSEIVTQLLFGEHVEILERHNQWAKIRIQFDDYEGWVDSKQYQVISEANFNQLSKEAIILNADLIDYITAPDNLLLPIPLGASLSFLNNSEINVSNFDFEGTKTSGIKPKSALINTAFMYLNAPYLWGGKTPFGIDCSGFTQMVYKLNGYKIHRDASQQALDGEPLSFIEESEAGDLAFFDNDEGNITHVGIIMDNNYIIHASGKVRIDRLDHTGIYNPELNKHTHKLRVIKKII encoded by the coding sequence ATGTTTGGAATTTGCAATTTAGCTATAGTACCCGTTCGATCTGAACCAAGTGACAGAAGTGAAATCGTTACACAACTTTTGTTTGGCGAACATGTCGAAATTTTAGAACGCCATAATCAATGGGCTAAAATAAGAATTCAGTTTGATGACTATGAAGGCTGGGTAGATTCGAAACAATATCAGGTAATTTCTGAGGCAAATTTCAATCAATTGAGTAAAGAGGCGATTATCTTAAATGCCGATTTAATTGATTACATCACCGCTCCCGACAATCTATTACTTCCAATTCCACTAGGAGCTTCGTTATCATTTCTAAATAACAGCGAAATCAATGTTTCTAATTTTGATTTTGAAGGAACAAAAACAAGCGGCATTAAACCTAAAAGTGCACTGATAAACACAGCTTTTATGTATTTAAATGCTCCATATTTATGGGGCGGAAAAACACCTTTCGGAATTGATTGTTCTGGTTTTACGCAAATGGTTTACAAATTAAACGGCTATAAAATTCATCGAGATGCCTCACAGCAGGCGCTTGACGGGGAACCTTTAAGCTTTATTGAAGAAAGTGAAGCGGGAGATTTAGCTTTTTTTGATAACGATGAAGGAAACATTACTCACGTTGGAATTATAATGGATAACAACTACATTATTCACGCAAGTGGAAAAGTTCGCATTGACCGTTTAGACCATACTGGAATTTATAATCCTGAATTGAATAAACACACTCACAAATTAAGAGTAATCAAGAAAATTATTTAA